The DNA region GCGGTTTCCATGGGCCGGTCCCTCCGCTCCCAGTACAACATCAAGGTGCGCCAGCCCCTGCGGACTGTGGAACTGGTCACCCGGAACCCGGATGAAAAGAAGGTGCTCCTGGAAATGGAGGAGATCATCCGGGAGGAGCTGAACGTAAAGTCCGTGATCTTCCGGAACAACGAGGAAGACCTGGTGGAGTACCAGGCCAAGGCCAATTTCCGGGTCCTGGGCAAAGAGCTGGGGAAGGACATGAAGGCCGCCGCCTCCCGTATTGAAGCCCTCAGCCAGGCGGAGATCCAAGGCCTCCTGGAAGGGGCCACTCTTTCCATTGACGTGGCGGTCTCTTCGGGTACATCCTTAACCGTGGAGATTACCGCTGAAAAGCTCGACATACGGCGTATCGAAAAAGCCAATCTCCGGGTGCTGAACGAGGGGACCCTGACCGTGGGGCTGGATACGGTGGTGAGCGAAGAGCTTTCCCGGGAAGGGGATGTGCGGGACCTGGTCCGGGGTGTGCAGAACCTCAGAAAAGATACGGGGCTTGAGGTAACGGACCGTATCGGGATCACCCTTTTTGGATCCGACCGGCTCAAGGCTGCCTGGGAGTCCTTTGCGGGTTATGTGGCTGCCGAAACCCTGGCGAAATCCGTGGACTGGGGCCAGGCAGAAGGCCAGACCCCGGTAGACGCCGGGGATGAACAGTGGCTGGTAAGTTTGAGGAAGGTATAATTATGAAAATTCGTCGTTTTTGTATAATTTCGCTGTCCTCTTTTTTTGTACTCTTGGTCGTCGCTTCCTGTGCCTCTTCCCCCAAAGGGCAAGGCCCCGGGCAGAGCCTGGGCCAGTCCGACACGGATTTTGCTTCCCTGCCTACCGGAGGGCTGGTTTACTTTTTGATAGATGTAAACAAGGCCAGGCCCATCATGAACCATATTTCTCTGGGGGGCCTTAATGGAAAGCAGGCCCAAAGTATTCTGAAAAAAGTAAACTATATCTCCGGAGCCATGTTTCCTGCCGGCGCTCCCCAGCGTATTATAGCCCATGCCTGGAGGCTGAAGGGCAATCTCCCCGGCGGGGCAGGCTTGTCTTTCAGTTCCCGTTGGAAGAAAACCGGCGCCCGGGGCAAAACCTACTGGCATTCCGACAAGGACGGCCTTTCGGTGGCCCTTAAAAAGGGTGACGCCTATGTGTCGGACAAGAATCCCTTCCCTGACACCCCTCCCATAGCAGTGCCGGATAAATTGGCGGATCTTCGCTTTGAGGCGGTGCTGCTGGGATGGCTGGAGGATGCGGGTTCCCAGATTAACCGTTTCCTTTCCACCACCGGATTACCCATGCAGATTCCCACCCAGCAGGTCTTCTTTGCGGTCTCGGAGTCCCAAACTGCGGATGATGATGATGCCCCTTCCTCTGGCCCAGGGCCCCTATACCGGATTGCCATCCGGGTGGAAACCCAATCCGAATCCCAGGCCAAGGCCCTGGCGACCCTTCTGTCCTATGTCCGTGTCTTTACCGAAACCCCCAATCTCAACATGGAGGAGGGGTTCCTGGAAATCCTCAAGCCTTTACTGGCTAATCCTCCCAGCCAGGAGGGTACGGATCTCTGGTTACGAACCGGTGCCATGAACGCTGAAAGGGTAGCTTTACTTTTTAGCGGATTTTCAGTATACTCAAGATAAAACAAAAGGAATCACCCATGCCTACTTATGAATATGAATGCAAAAGCTGCGGCCACTCATTTGAAGCCGTTCAGAGCATGAAAGATGAAGCTCTTAAGGAATGCCCCCTCTGTGGAAAGGAAATACGCCGGGTGATCAACGGCGGAACCGGTATTATCTTTAAGGGTTCGGGTTTTTATGTTACCGACAATTCCCAAAAGGGCAGCGGCAAATCCTCCCGCCCCAAGGAGACCAAAGCTGCTGAGCCAGCCGCTTGCGCGGCCTGTGCCCAGGCGGCTGGTTGTGGCGCCCAGGCAGTAAACTCCTAGCGGTCCCCCATGGCCGCTCATTTCTTTTGTGAAAATTGCGGCGCCGAGGTCAAACGGGATTCCAAAAATTGCCCGAAATGCGGCCGCTCTTTTGCCAGCATACTCTGCCCCGCCTGCGGTTTTGTGGGTGAGGAGGCCCTTTTTGCCGGGGGCTGTCCGGTCTGCGGTTATACCGCCCCGGCCCAGGGCGCCCCAAAAAATCATCCCGGTAAAACCCTGCCCCAAAAATTCTCCGCTGGCGCCCTGCCCGGCTGGGCCTATGCCCTGGCGGTCCTGGTCTTTGCGGCAGTCGCGGCATTGCTGCTGTTTTCGCAGTGAAGGTGGAAATTTGCCCGAAACCACAAAATCCGGTTATGATATAAAGGTCCTTCCGGAGGGTCCATGAAAAAATCATCGTTTCTTATGCTCATATTTCCACTGACAGCACTTTTAACCGGTATCCTCCTATCCTGTTCAGAGAAGCCCGCCCCCGCGCCGGACCCGGCCCTCGTCGCCGCCCATACCGGGGGCATCATACGCAGTACCGATCCCATCGAAGTGGTGTTCACTAAAGAACAGGACAGCTCGACGGCCTTTTCCCCGGAAAACTTCCGTCTGAAACCCCAGGCGCGGGGAACCCTGTCCTGGAAAAACGGCTCCACCCTCACTTTTACCCCTGAGGCGCCCCTGAAGCCCGGGACCCATTACCAGGTTACGGTGGACGGGAAAGCCCTGGGGATGAAGCCCTTTGGCTTTAGCTTTGAAACCCAGGTTCCCACGATAGAACTTGTGCTTGATCCGCTGTTTATCGATTCTGCAGGGGATGCCCGGGTCACAGGAAAGCTGTTTGTTTCTGAGCCAAGTGATACTTCCCAAATAGAAAAAATCCTGAGCTCCGCTGATTTGGGGCTGCCTTCATGGTCCCACGAAAACGAAACCCACCGTTTTTCTTTTATGCCTGTCAGGCGCCTTGATGCGGATCGCACAGTAACGGTAAGCTGGACCGGTAGTCCCATAGGTGCCCGGGAAAAAGGCTCCGCTGCCATTACTGTTCCTGCAAGGAACCTTTTTAAGGTAATGGAACTGCGCCATGACAAGGGTGTGCTGGAACTGGTTTTTTCTTCTCCGGTAAAGCAGTACCAGGACTTACGGGGCTTTGTGTCCCTGTCGGGGGATACCAATGTCCGCTATTCTCTGGAAGGCAATGTGATACGGATCTTTGGCCCCCGGGAGGGAACCGTTACCCCGGGGATGGAACTTCTTGTCCAGGACCTGGAGGATATCAACGGCCTTCCCCTGGCAGAGCCGGTGCGCTACACCGTGCCCAGCACCTGGGAATTGCCTGAGCTCCGGTTCGCCGGCACCGGGAACATACTTCCCTCAAGCCAGGGAACTTCCATAGTCATTGAAACCCGGAACCTTTCGGGCCTCATGGTGGAGGCCTTCCTGATCCCTGCTGACAATATGATTCAGTTCTTCCAGGTAAATGAAATTGAGGGCGAACAGGAACTCTACCGGGTGGGGGAGAGCCAGTGGGCCACATCCGTTGATTTGCCCTGGAAGGATTCGGATCAGAACCGCTGGGTCCGTCATGGCCTGGACCTTTCGGAGCTTTCCCGGAAATACCCCGACGGAATGTTCCGCATACGGCTCAGTTTCCGGAAACGGCACATCAAGTACGAATGCCCTGAAACCCACGGGGATTTTTCCAATCTCCCCTTCCCGGACGAGTCCTTCCCGGCCTATGCCAACGGCGGCGAAAATTACTGGGATTTTATAAATAATTCAGGTTATTCCTGGTATGACTGGTCTCAGCAGCGCAAGGACCCCTGTCATCCGGCCTATTACCTTTCCTACTACGATCACAATATTATTGTAGGCCGCAATGTGCTTGTTTCGGATCTGGGGCTGCTGGCAAAAAAAGGCCTGGACGGGACATACCTTATAGCTGCAAACAACCTTAAAACTGCCCACCCCATGGCAAACACGGATATTGAGGCCCTCAATTTTCAAGGACGCCTCCTGGCCCGGTTTAAGACCGGCTCCGACGGTCTTGTGTCCATGGACAGTTTTATTGCCCAGCCGGGCGCAGGACCCGCTCAGTCGGCATCCGGCGGAACTCCCTATTTTCTCGTTGCCAAAAACGGCCCGGCCCGGGCTTTCCTCAAGCTCAACGATTCTCTGGCCCTGGCAACAAGCCACTTCGACGTTGCCGGGGATGCTCCGGTGGAGGGCTTGCGGGGGCTCATCTATGGTGAGCGTGGAGTGTGGAGGCCCGGGGACGATATCTTTCTCACCTTCCTCCTCTCGGACCCCGCCGCAACACTACCTGCGGATCATCCTGTGTCCTTTGAGCTTGAAGATCCCCGTGGTCGCTTAAGCTTTCAACAGACCTATAGCTCTTCTGTGGACGGCTTCTATCCCATTGCTGCCTCTACCGCCGCGGATGCACTTACCGGAGACTGGATTGCCCGGGTGCGGGTCGGGGGCGCTGTTTTTACCCGGAATATCAAGGTGGAAACGGTGATGCCCAATCGGCTTAAGGTGGATTTGGATTTTGGTCCCAAAGACTATATTGACGGGTTAAAAAACAACATTACCCTGGAGGCGGCCTGGCTTTACGGCGCCCCGGCTCCGGGGCTTAAGGCAGATATCTCGGTTTCTTTTACAGACAGGGAAACCAGCTTCAATACTTACACTGAGTATTCATTCAGAGATCCTTCGCGTAGTGTTTCTGTGGAGCGGCAGACTGTTTTTGAAGGTACCCTGGACAATGCCGGGAGGGCGTCCTTTGACATGGAGTTGAAACCAGGACCGGCCATTCCGGGAAAATTGTCGGCCCGTTTTTTAACCCGGGTTTTTGAACCCTCAGGGGTTTTTTCATCGGAACAGATAAGCAGGGACGTCTCTCCTTACAAACGTTATGTGGGACTCAAGCTTCCCCGGGGAAATGGGGCTATGCTTTCAACCGATACCGAACACCAGGCGGATATCGTGGTACTGGATGGGGATGGCAGACCGGTAAAAGACGCAGTAAGCCTGGACTGTTCTATTTATAAACTTAATTGGCGTTGGTGGTGGGAACAGGGAGATGGTGAACGGGCTGAATTTTCTTCCGACCTTTCCCGCACCCCGGTTGCCCAGGGAACCATCATCAGCTCCGGAGGCAAAGCTGCCTGGAATTTTCGGGTAAAGAGTCCTGACTGGGGCCGCTACCTGGTGGTAGTCCAGGATACCCAGGGCGGACATTCCGCCTCTTCAATCGTATACATAGACTGGCCCGGATCGCCAAGCCGGGATCAGGAAGGCGGACAGGGGGCCGCAGCAATGCTGACCCTTAGCGCCGGAAAATCCGCCTACAGCCCGGGCGAAAAAATTTCCGTCAGCTTCCCTTCCAACAAGGAAGCTGCTGCATTGGCGGTGGTGGAGAAGGGCGGGAAAATACTCAGGAGCGAATGGATCACCTGTTCTGATTTTCTTACAGAGTATGAATTTTCCGCTGACCCTTCCATGGTTCCCAATATCTATGTGCACGTAATATTACTACAGCCCCATCTCCAAACCCAAAACGATCTCCCCCTGCGGCTCTATGGCATAATCCCGGTAAGCGTGGATGATCCCCGCACCAGGATTACACCCCGGATAGAGGCTCCTGAGACTTGGCTGCCTGAATCCGCTGTTTCTTTCACGGTCTCCGAAGCTTCGGGCCGGCCCATGGTATATACCGTGGCGGTGGTTGACCAGGGGCTTTTGGGGCTTACCCGGTATACCCTGCCCAATCCCCGGAACACTTTTTATGCTAAGGAAGCCTCCTTCCTCAAATCCTGGGACCTTTTTTCGGATGTCCTGGGGGCCTACTCGGGGCAGCTTGAAACCCTTTTGGCCATAGGGGGTGGGGATGACGAAGTACTTGAGGGCAGCAAGGAAACCCAGCGCTTTAAGCCGGTGGTTCGTTTCTTTGGCCCCTATGAGTTGAAGGCCGGGGAACAGCGGCCCGAAACCTTTGAGCTTCCCCCTTATACCGGGGCCCTGCGTATCATGGTGATGGCAGCCTCTTCCTCAAAAGAGTCTCCTGAATCCCGGCAGCCCAATAAATCTGCCCGGGCCTACGGCGTCGCAGAAAAATCCGTGAAGGTCGCTTCGGATCTGATGGTCTTTGGTACCATTCCCCGGCTGCTTTCCCCGGGGGATGAGGCGGAGATCCCTGTATCGGTGAATTCCTACGCCCCTGGGGCGAGGACTGTAACGATAAAGCTCGCCGCACCCGGCGCAGAGCTGAGCGATGGGGGAACACAATCGGTGTTCTTTGATATACCCGGAGAGAAGTTGATCCATTTCAAGCTGCGCTCTCCGGACCTGAGCGGACAAGTCCGTATCAGTATTACTGCTGAATCACCGGGTCTCAGGACCGCCAGCCATATAACAGACCTGTGGATACGATCTACCGTCATTCCGGTTACCAAATCTGCTTTGAGTCTTATCCCACCGGGTGAAATATGGCAGGGCGCCTTGGAATTCCCCGGCAGGACAGGCACTAATACCGGGATGGCGGAATTTTCCCGGTTTCCGCCCATAAACCTGGAATCCCGGCTCCAGTATCTTATAGCCTATCCCCACGGCTGTATAGAACAAACCGTCAGCGCTGTTTTTCCCCAGCTCTACCTGGACAGAATTCTTACCCTGGATGAAAAACAAACCGCAGATATACGTACAAATATCACTGCGGGGATAGAAAAGCTGCGGGGCTTCCAGGTTCCGGGAGGCGGCTTTTCCTACTGGCCCGGTGAAGAGTCAGCCCATGATTGGGGCAGTACCTGGGCCGGGCATTTCCTCATAGAGGCTAAGCGGGCGGGTTATAGGGTGAGTGATGATATGCTGAACCAATTCTTCCACTTTCAGAAAGACCGGGCCGCATTGTGGGCCGCCAATGACGGTAACCCTTTGTCACAGGCCTACCGGCTCTATACCCTGGCCCTGGCTTCCGAGGCGGACCTAGGTTCCATGAACCGGCTTCGGGAACGGCGGGACCTGAACCCTCAGGCGGCATGGCGGCTGGCCACAGCCTACTGGTACGCAGGGCAGCGGGACATAGCCCGTTCCATGATCAGGCAGCTTGATCCGGTGGCACCTGAATACCGGGAACTGAGCGGAACCTTCGGTTCAGAACTGCGGGATAAAGCCATGATCCTGGAAACCCTGATCCTCCTGGGGGAAAGCGCCCGTACCCGGCCCCTCTTTGAAGAACTGGCCGGGGCCATGTCAGGCGAACACTGGCTTTCTACCCAGGAAACCGCCTATGCCCTGATCGCCATGGCCCCCTACATGGGAGAAGCCGACAATGTAAAAAGCAGTATTACTGCGGATATTAGCCTGTCCGATCAAAACCGTTCCGTTAGTTTTACTACACCTGTTATCCGGCTCGATCTGGGAAACATGGCCGGGACTTCCGGGACCTATAGGGTACAGAACCGTTCTGCCTCTCCGCTGTATGCGCGGATAACTGTTACCGGTTTACCCGAAGAAGGCCTGGAGTCTGCCCTGTCCGAGGGGCTTTCTATGACCGTGGAGTACCGGAATATGCAGGGCCAGGCTATTGATCCGGATACCCTGAAACCCGGAGATGATATGGAAGTTCGCCTCCGGGTTAGAAATTCTTACGCCCAGGATGTACCGGAAATAGCTTTAGTACACCCCATCCCCGCGTCCTGGGAGCTTATCAACTACCGTCTTGCCGGCGCCCCAGGGGATAACTCTCCGGCTTCAACATATAAATATCAGGACATCCGGGACGATAGGGTGATGACCTACTTTGATCTGGCCCGTGGCGCAGAACAGACCGTGATTTTTCGGGTGAACAAAACGTATGGGGGAACCTACTTCCGTCCGGCGATTCATGCCTATGCTATGTACGATGAGTCAATCAGGGCATTGATACCCGGGGTGAGGAAATAGTTTCACCCATGCGCCGCCTCTTGTTTTGGTCCGGACTTACGGTCCTGCTACTCATGTTTGCACTTTCACTGCCGGACTCGCTCTTTGAAGCGTATTATTCACCGGTCCTCTACGACCGTGAAGGAAAACTCCTGGGCGCCCGGGTGGCCCTGGATGGACAGTGGCGGTTCCCTGATGCTTCAGGGATGGGATTGAACGAAAAATTTATTGCCGCCCTTATTGAAGCAGAGGATCACCGCTTCAAATGGCACCCAGGCATTGATCCCCTGGCCATAGGCCGGGCCCTGGTTCAGAACATCCGCGAAGGGCGGGTGGTTTCCGGGGGCTCCACCATCACCATGCAGACCCTGCGGCTCATGCGGAAATCAAAGGGGCGGACGGTTTTTGAAAAAGCGGTGGAAGCAGTACTGGCCCTGCGGCTGGAAATAAGTCTATCAAAGGATGATATACTAAAACTCTATGCCGCCAATGCCCCTTTCGGTGCCAATGTGGTGGGCTTTGAGGCCGCTTCCTGGCGCTGGTTTGGCAGGGAAGGGGCGGAGCTTTCCTGGGCGGAGGCCGCAACCCTGGCGGTGCTTCCTAATAACCCTGCGCTTATCCATCCAGGCCGCAACCGGGATGGGCTGCGGAAAAAACGGGATGCTTTGTTGGGACGGCTCTACACCAAGAGGTTCTTTGACGCAGAAACACTAATTCTTGCTAAAGCTGAAAACTTGCCCGAGGAACCATTGCCCCTGCCCCAGCTTGCTCCGCATCTCCTTAACCGGGCAGTTGTGGAAGCCGGAGGGGTAGCGAATTTTGCAAGCGGCGCTAATGCCATGCATTCCCCCAGAATACAAACCACCCTGGACCGGACCATTCAGGAGCGGGCCCTGGGTATAATGAACCGGGCGGCGGATCGTTTTGCGGTGAATGGGATCATGAACGGCGCCTGCCTTGTCATGGACACCCGCAGCGGAGCTGTGGCGGCTTATGTGGGGAACGTGGATTCACCGCTTGCCCGTGATGTGGACATTATTCCCGCAAAGCGCAGTTCCGGGAGCCTGCTCAAGCCCTTCCTCTATGCGGCAATGCTGGATTCCGGGGACCTGCTTCCCAAAGGGCTCATCAGCGATATTCCTACCCGGGTGGGAAGCTACAGCCCGGAGAACATCACCAGGACCTATCTGGGGGCGGTTCCGGCGGATGAAGCCCTGGCCCGGTCCCTCAATGTTCCTGCGGTGCGTTCTCTCCGGATCTTCGGGGTGGACCGCTTTGCCCGACTGCTCCGCAGTATTGGTGTTTCTACTCTGTTTCGTCCTGCTGAAGAATACGGCCTACCGCTTATCCTTGGCGGCGCGGAAGTGACACTTTGGGAAATGGCCGCTCTTTACGGCGGCCTGGCCCGATCTGTGTACGCCCAGACGGACACCGGTGCGCGGGGAACTTCGTTGCAAGTAGCAGCCGAAGGGCCAGTCTTTTTTCCGCCCCGGGTCTTTGCCTGGGAAACCGCCGCAAAAATCCGCCGCCCCGTGGCCTCGGCTCAACAGGCCCTGTTCCCGGAAACTCGCGCTCCTGTGGCTGCGGCCCAGCGGCCCCTGTCCCCGGGCGCGGCTTGGCTCACCCTGGATGCCCTCACCTTTGTTGTGCGTCCTGGCGAGGAAGCCCATTGGCAGGAGTATGCCGGGAGCCGGCGTATAGCCTGGAAGACCGGGACCAGCTTTGGGTTTCGGGACGCCTGGGCCATCGGTGTAACCCCTCAATGGACCGTGGCGGTGTGGATAGGGAACGCCTCAGGGGAAGGCCGGGCAGAACTGCGGAGCGCCGTTACTTCCGCGCCGGTACTCTTTGAACTTTTCTCTGCCCTCGATTCGTGGCGAGGGTATGTACCCGAGTCCAATACCTCTAAAGAACAACCATACCCCAGCCGCTCTGCCTCCCTTGCGAAGCAAGTTCTTGGGTTGGTTGATTCTGTACCTTCCGGCGAGGACTGGCTCTGGTTTCCCCAGCCGGCGGATGATTTGAAGTCCCAGGAAGTCTGCGCATGGTCGGGCTATCCTGTGGGCCCCGACTGCGGCCCTGTCAAAACAGTATTACTGCCCCGGAACGCGCCGCCTCACCGGGCCTGCGAATATTGTCGTACCGTTGCCTTAAATGAGGCGGAGGATCGCCAGATACGGCCCGCCGGAAATGACGGCCGGCCGGTGGTCCTGAAAAAGCGCTTTGTCCTTCCCCCTGCGGAGGAATGGTACTACCGGCGCTGGCGGGCGGATTACAAGCCCCTGCCCCCTCCTGAAAACGATGCTGGCCAACTGCCCCTAGCCCTGTTTAACCCCGAACCCTTCTCCCGTATCTTTGTGCCCCGGGAGTTGGACGGCAGGGAAGGCCGGGTGGTTTTCAGCGCCGCCCACCGTGAGGATTCCGCCCTCATCCACTGGCACCTGGACGGCGAGTACCTGGGCAGCACCAGGGTTTTCCACGAAATGGAGGCCCGCCCCGCCCCGGGCTTTCATACCCTTACCCTGGTGGACGGGGCGGGAAATACCCTGACGCGCCGCTTTGAGGTGATAGACAATGGCACATAATTTTTTGTTACTAAAAAAGTAAAAATATTTTGAGAGGATTGCACAAATTTTCCGTATTGACTATGCTATTCCCATGCTTCCGGCAAGGGCAACTCCCAAGTGGGTTGCAGTTGCTGGGACATAAAAACCGCAAAGGAGTTGTTCACATGAAGAATAATAAGTTGATTGTAAGGGGAATGTTGGCAGTGTTACTGGCATCCGGTTTGGTTTTGTCGGGATGCGGTGATGACGGTTCAAACGATACACCATGGGCATACCTCCCTGACATCATCGCCCCAGTGGTAACAGGCGCTGTTATTGAAGATATCGAAAAAAATGTATTAAAAGTAAGCTTTAGCGAAGCGGTTACCGGGGTTTCAGCGGCGGACTGGACCGTTACCGGCAGCCCAAAAAATATAACCGTCAGCGGTGCTTCGGGCAGCGGCGCAAACTGGACGCTTACCCTGAGCCGCCTGGCAGTCAATGGCGAGAAGATTACCCTAGCCTATAGCGGAGCCACTGTTGTAGATGCGGTGGGAAACGCGCTTGCAGGGTTTACCGGCAATCCGGTAACCAACAACGCGGCAATAGTAGGCAGCCCATACGACCATACCGAGCCTCTGTTGGCTACCGCAGTTATCGCGTACGATGCGCCAAATATACTTATTCTTACCTTTAGCGAACCGGTTATCGGGGTTTCAGCGGCGGGCTTTACCGTTACCGGTAGTCCCGCAAATATAACCATCAACCGCGCTTCGGGCAGCGGTACAATCTGGGCGCTTACCCTGAGCCGCCTGGTAGTCAATGGCGAGGCGATTACCCTCGCATATAACGGAAGCGCAATTAAAGACACGGCGACTTCACCTCCCAATGCGCTTGCGGCGTTTTCCGACAAAGCGGTAACTAACCAGTTCGAACAAGTCATCAGCCCATTTACGGGGTTATATACCAGTGGAAATAAGACTATAAGCTTTAGTGATACAAATTGGGCCGTAAAAATTGGTGAAAATTGGTCTGATGGAAGTATCTATGTGGAGGGTATTATTAATGGTACTACTCCCCAATATGTTGTTAACGGAAATACTGCCACATGGACAGCAGTAGGAACAGGGTCAGGGCTGGGGGGAACTGCTACGCTCTCCGGCAATACCTTGACAGTATCAAGCGGCAACCCTGCCATAAACGGCACATACACTAAACAAGCCGGCGGGCCATTCCGTATAAAGGTTACCGGAATTCCTTCAAATGTAATTTCATTAATATCACAATATAATCCTTCGGCCAAAATTCGAGTTGGTATAAGTGAGCCAGGTTCACTTATACCAACTGACATAGGACATGTAATCGCCGCCAGAGATACAGATCCGGCTGGCTGGGGTGATATTATAGACGGTGATTCCTATGAATGCTGGATGTACGGTGGAGTCGGTGCAAGGGTATATTATTTTGGCTCCCCCGGGTATTATGATATAAGGTTTCTTGCTGAGTCGCTTTCAGTCTACAAATATAGGTCTATGGTACCATTGCAGATAAATGAAACTAATATCATCCCGTATAGTTCGTTTACAAATTTTACTGTCAGCCCAAAAACATTTGTTATAACAGGCATAACAGAAGCGCAAAAAACAGTCGGGCAGAGCGGGTTTATGATTGGCGTGTTTCGTGGCGGAACCACACCCGAGCAAGCTATATCGCAAATAAATTTGGTTGTGGGATTTGATGGAAGCGGAGACAATTTTTCAATATCAGGAGGATCTGCGCCTTATACGGCAACAATTAACAACCTGTATGCCGATTGGACCGGTATAAATACTTGTGACCTATATGCTATGCTGGGTTCCGGCGGCTCAATGAGTTATTATAGGAAGACAGGAGTAATATCTTCTTCGACATCAATAAATGTTAATATGGCAACTTTTGAACAAATAACATTTTAAAACGTATTGATCCTGGGTCCCCTGATAACCAGCTTGCGCGAAGGCAGGTTCTCGGGGGACTGTTTTTTATGGCTGCCGGCAGTGTTCAGTACCGTACCGGTGCGGCTTTACCGCATTGAGCGCAGTAGTACTGCTTTCCGCTTTCGACATCCCTCAATACCAGCCCTCCACTGTCTACCCTGTAGCCTTGACGATTTATCAGTACTGCGCCGCAGTGTTGGCAGACAGTATCGTTGTGTTCACCCCATATATTGCCGGTATACACAAAGGAAAGATATTCCCGGCCCATATGGGCAATTTCTGCCAGGGAGACAGGGTTAGTGGGAGGAGCGTTCCATTGATAGTCAGGGTGGTAGGCAGAAAGGTGCCAGGGTATTTCACGGGAAAAGCCGGAGAGGAATTCCGCGCAGAGCCGGGTTTCTTCGGCGCCGTCATTCAGGCCCGGGATGATAAGGGTTGTCACCTCCAGGTGGATGCCTGAGCTGTAAGCGGTTTTTATAAATTCCAGGACCGTCCTAAGTTTTCCACCTAGTACCTTTGCGTAGGTTTCTTCGGAAAAACATTTCAGGTCTATGTTGGCGGCATCCGTGAGGGGCAGTATTTCTGCGGCCGCTTCGGTATTGATACAGCCGTTACTGACCAGGATATTGGCGATACCTTCTTCCCGGCAGAGGGTCATGCAGTCCAGGAGGAATTCAATGTGTATAAGAGGCTCGGAATAGGTGTATGCTATCTGGGTAAAGCCCCCCTTCCGGGCCCGGGACAGTATTTCTGTAGGGGAAAGGCGGCGGCCCGGGGCATCCGTACCCTGGGAAATGTGCCAGTTCTGGCAGAATGGACAGCGGAGGTTGCAGCCTGCAAAGCCCAGGGACAGGATAGAAGAGCCGGGCCTGAAATGGTAGAGGGGTTTTTTCTCAATCGGGTCCTCAGCCATGGCAGTGATGAAACCGTAATAGGGGAGGTCGCCCTGGCCGTTGATGTTTTGCCTGACCCTGCATTGGCCGAAGGAACCCGGAGAGAGGACGCAATGCCGGGGACAGAGCCGGCATTCCAGGACCCTATCCCCGCTGTCGGTTTTTAGGGAAAAGAAAAGGGTTTTCCTCAACGAG from Treponema primitia ZAS-2 includes:
- a CDS encoding Ig-like domain-containing alpha-2-macroglobulin family protein produces the protein MKKSSFLMLIFPLTALLTGILLSCSEKPAPAPDPALVAAHTGGIIRSTDPIEVVFTKEQDSSTAFSPENFRLKPQARGTLSWKNGSTLTFTPEAPLKPGTHYQVTVDGKALGMKPFGFSFETQVPTIELVLDPLFIDSAGDARVTGKLFVSEPSDTSQIEKILSSADLGLPSWSHENETHRFSFMPVRRLDADRTVTVSWTGSPIGAREKGSAAITVPARNLFKVMELRHDKGVLELVFSSPVKQYQDLRGFVSLSGDTNVRYSLEGNVIRIFGPREGTVTPGMELLVQDLEDINGLPLAEPVRYTVPSTWELPELRFAGTGNILPSSQGTSIVIETRNLSGLMVEAFLIPADNMIQFFQVNEIEGEQELYRVGESQWATSVDLPWKDSDQNRWVRHGLDLSELSRKYPDGMFRIRLSFRKRHIKYECPETHGDFSNLPFPDESFPAYANGGENYWDFINNSGYSWYDWSQQRKDPCHPAYYLSYYDHNIIVGRNVLVSDLGLLAKKGLDGTYLIAANNLKTAHPMANTDIEALNFQGRLLARFKTGSDGLVSMDSFIAQPGAGPAQSASGGTPYFLVAKNGPARAFLKLNDSLALATSHFDVAGDAPVEGLRGLIYGERGVWRPGDDIFLTFLLSDPAATLPADHPVSFELEDPRGRLSFQQTYSSSVDGFYPIAASTAADALTGDWIARVRVGGAVFTRNIKVETVMPNRLKVDLDFGPKDYIDGLKNNITLEAAWLYGAPAPGLKADISVSFTDRETSFNTYTEYSFRDPSRSVSVERQTVFEGTLDNAGRASFDMELKPGPAIPGKLSARFLTRVFEPSGVFSSEQISRDVSPYKRYVGLKLPRGNGAMLSTDTEHQADIVVLDGDGRPVKDAVSLDCSIYKLNWRWWWEQGDGERAEFSSDLSRTPVAQGTIISSGGKAAWNFRVKSPDWGRYLVVVQDTQGGHSASSIVYIDWPGSPSRDQEGGQGAAAMLTLSAGKSAYSPGEKISVSFPSNKEAAALAVVEKGGKILRSEWITCSDFLTEYEFSADPSMVPNIYVHVILLQPHLQTQNDLPLRLYGIIPVSVDDPRTRITPRIEAPETWLPESAVSFTVSEASGRPMVYTVAVVDQGLLGLTRYTLPNPRNTFYAKEASFLKSWDLFSDVLGAYSGQLETLLAIGGGDDEVLEGSKETQRFKPVVRFFGPYELKAGEQRPETFELPPYTGALRIMVMAASSSKESPESRQPNKSARAYGVAEKSVKVASDLMVFGTIPRLLSPGDEAEIPVSVNSYAPGARTVTIKLAAPGAELSDGGTQSVFFDIPGEKLIHFKLRSPDLSGQVRISITAESPGLRTASHITDLWIRSTVIPVTKSALSLIPPGEIWQGALEFPGRTGTNTGMAEFSRFPPINLESRLQYLIAYPHGCIEQTVSAVFPQLYLDRILTLDEKQTADIRTNITAGIEKLRGFQVPGGGFSYWPGEESAHDWGSTWAGHFLIEAKRAGYRVSDDMLNQFFHFQKDRAALWAANDGNPLSQAYRLYTLALASEADLGSMNRLRERRDLNPQAAWRLATAYWYAGQRDIARSMIRQLDPVAPEYRELSGTFGSELRDKAMILETLILLGESARTRPLFEELAGAMSGEHWLSTQETAYALIAMAPYMGEADNVKSSITADISLSDQNRSVSFTTPVIRLDLGNMAGTSGTYRVQNRSASPLYARITVTGLPEEGLESALSEGLSMTVEYRNMQGQAIDPDTLKPGDDMEVRLRVRNSYAQDVPEIALVHPIPASWELINYRLAGAPGDNSPASTYKYQDIRDDRVMTYFDLARGAEQTVIFRVNKTYGGTYFRPAIHAYAMYDESIRALIPGVRK
- a CDS encoding FmdB family zinc ribbon protein encodes the protein MPTYEYECKSCGHSFEAVQSMKDEALKECPLCGKEIRRVINGGTGIIFKGSGFYVTDNSQKGSGKSSRPKETKAAEPAACAACAQAAGCGAQAVNS
- a CDS encoding zinc ribbon domain-containing protein → MAAHFFCENCGAEVKRDSKNCPKCGRSFASILCPACGFVGEEALFAGGCPVCGYTAPAQGAPKNHPGKTLPQKFSAGALPGWAYALAVLVFAAVAALLLFSQ